A single region of the Salvia splendens isolate huo1 chromosome 18, SspV2, whole genome shotgun sequence genome encodes:
- the LOC121777953 gene encoding CASP-like protein 2B1 — protein sequence MSYLGVGVSPGNVPVFHGSNLRVLDKRVRLAELILRCLICALAVVSAVLIGTDTQVKEFFTIKKRAKFTDMKALVFLVVADGIAAAYSFFQLVRCGVSMVRGSVLFNKPLAWAIFSGDQVLAYLSMAAVAASVQSAVFSKYGQTELEWMKTCTMFGKFCNQIGEGVATSIVMTLSTLILSAISAFSLFRLYGDKGKESGRW from the exons ATGAGTTATCTTGGTGTGGGTGTGAGTCCTGGTAATGTTCCGGTTTTCCACGGCAGCAATCTGAGGGTGTTGGACAAGAGAGTGAGGCTTGCAGAGCTGATTCTGAGGTGTCTGATCTGCGCTCTAGCTGTGGTTTCTGCTGTTCTAATTGGGACTGACACTCAGGTTAAGGAGTTCTTCACTATCAAGAAAAGGGCCAAATTTACAGACATGAAAGCACTTGT TTTCTTGGTGGTGGCAGATGGGATTGCGGCGGCTTACTCTTTTTTCCAGCTTGTGAGGTGTGGTGTGAGTATGGTTAGAGGGAGTGTGCTCTTCAACAAGCCCTTGGCTTGGGCCATTTTCTCTGGGGATCAG GTATTGGCGTACTTGAGCATGGCTGCAGTGGCGGCCTCTGTTCAATCAGCGGTGTTCTCCAAATACGGGCAGACAGAGCTGGAGTGGATGAAGACATGCACAATGTTTGGGAAGTTCTGCAACCAAATCGGAGAAGGCGTGGCCACCTCAATAGTGATGACCCTCTCCACGCTCATCCTCTCGGCTATCTCGGCTTTCAGCCTCTTTCGACTGTATGGAGACAAAGGGAAGGAAAGTGGGAGATGGTAG